From Paenibacillus graminis, a single genomic window includes:
- a CDS encoding SDR family NAD(P)-dependent oxidoreductase, whose protein sequence is MRLAEKRVLVTGAARGIGLAIARRFLEEGARVILLDRSEEELRAAAEELADYGGDSAVEVCDLRDLAQLEQSAAKAFTHFGGIDIVVNNAGIAYREPFLDISSEHWDAVLEINVRAVFRIGQLAARQMIGQGGGGAIINMSSKNGISASAELAHYNASKAAVILLTESMAVELAPYGIRVNAVAPGFVDTPLDRRLREEAGLPSHSEHTPMKRAATPQEIANVFLFLASDDAGYVTGETVRVDGGHLANGSEL, encoded by the coding sequence ATGAGACTGGCCGAAAAAAGAGTACTGGTAACCGGAGCGGCGAGAGGCATAGGGCTGGCCATTGCCCGCCGTTTCCTGGAAGAAGGGGCACGTGTGATTCTGCTGGACCGCAGCGAAGAGGAGCTTCGTGCTGCAGCTGAAGAGCTGGCAGATTACGGCGGGGATTCTGCGGTGGAGGTCTGTGATCTGCGGGATTTGGCGCAGCTTGAGCAGTCTGCCGCGAAGGCTTTCACGCACTTTGGCGGGATTGACATTGTTGTGAACAATGCGGGCATTGCTTACAGAGAGCCCTTTCTTGATATTTCCTCTGAGCACTGGGATGCAGTCCTTGAGATCAATGTCCGCGCGGTATTCAGAATAGGCCAGCTTGCGGCCAGGCAGATGATAGGTCAAGGCGGCGGCGGTGCGATCATTAATATGAGCTCCAAAAATGGAATATCCGCCAGCGCAGAGCTTGCGCATTACAATGCGTCCAAGGCCGCTGTTATTTTGCTGACCGAATCCATGGCAGTAGAGCTGGCTCCGTATGGAATTCGCGTCAATGCAGTAGCGCCGGGATTCGTGGATACGCCGCTCGACCGCAGGCTGCGTGAGGAAGCCGGTCTTCCGTCCCATTCGGAGCACACGCCGATGAAACGTGCAGCAACCCCGCAGGAGATTGCTAATGTATTTCTCTTTTTGGCCTCTGACGATGCGGGATATGTAACGGGGGAAACGGTCCGTGTGGATGGCGGACATCTGGCAAACGGGAGTGAATTGTAG
- a CDS encoding amidohydrolase family protein, with the protein MIFDSHTHLFGPGMVAGPTDAAIKRAWGPDMNIEATPEQHRRNLEGFSGAIVLAMAAHATGLVVPNEYVAEYCRTDPGRLFGFASVDPNDLDCVGKLETAVLELGLKGLKLAPIYQNFYPDAPKHMALYAKAEQLNVPILWHQGTSFVSEGYLDASRPAMLDPIARAFPQLKMIVAHMGHPWVDECISLVRKHPGMYMDVSALGSRPWQFYNALVSAAEYGVQDKLLFGSDYPFFGTQQMLDALYRINDLVEGTKLPRVPEDFIEAIIHRPTPEILGLV; encoded by the coding sequence ATGATTTTTGACTCTCACACTCATTTATTTGGACCGGGCATGGTGGCGGGGCCGACGGATGCCGCGATCAAACGCGCATGGGGCCCGGATATGAATATTGAAGCCACACCAGAGCAGCACAGGCGCAACCTGGAAGGCTTCTCGGGGGCAATTGTGCTGGCGATGGCGGCACATGCCACAGGGCTGGTGGTGCCAAATGAATATGTAGCGGAATACTGCCGTACTGACCCTGGCCGGCTGTTCGGTTTTGCCAGCGTTGATCCGAATGATCTGGACTGTGTAGGCAAGTTGGAGACAGCTGTCCTTGAGCTGGGGTTAAAAGGATTGAAGCTGGCGCCGATCTACCAGAACTTTTATCCGGACGCCCCCAAGCATATGGCCCTCTATGCCAAAGCAGAGCAGCTGAACGTACCCATCCTGTGGCATCAGGGAACTTCGTTTGTCTCGGAGGGGTATTTGGATGCTTCCCGTCCGGCGATGCTTGATCCGATAGCCAGGGCTTTTCCGCAGCTGAAAATGATAGTGGCCCATATGGGCCATCCCTGGGTGGATGAGTGCATCTCGCTGGTGCGCAAGCATCCCGGTATGTACATGGATGTGTCTGCGCTCGGCAGCCGGCCGTGGCAATTCTATAATGCGCTAGTTTCCGCTGCGGAATACGGAGTTCAGGACAAGCTGCTGTTTGGTTCGGATTATCCGTTTTTTGGTACGCAGCAGATGCTGGATGCCCTCTACAGAATAAACGATCTGGTAGAGGGTACGAAGCTGCCGCGTGTGCCGGAGGACTTCATAGAAGCAATTATTCACCGGCCAACGCCGGAAATCCTTGGACTGGTCTAA
- a CDS encoding carbohydrate ABC transporter permease codes for MVIKRSIPEIIFDSCNVLFLIFCSFLFLYPMWYVLVSSFSDAHAIAAGEISFWPKGFNVGAYKLVFEDQRIWTAYGNTFIYVIAGTFINLVLTTLGAYPLSRRNLEGRSLIMAFIVFTMFFSGGLIPAYLNVRELGLYDTRWALLLPGAVSAFNLIVMRTFFQSIPDSLIESAKIDGAHDFRILLRIVLPLSMPVLAVMTLFYAVGHWNSWFSAMIYLQDRNLFPLQLILREILIQSSAQNMLAGVTQDEVFRISESIKFATIIIATVPILLIYPFLQKYFVKGVMIGALKE; via the coding sequence GTGGTCATCAAACGCAGCATTCCGGAAATTATATTCGACAGCTGCAACGTGCTGTTTCTGATCTTTTGTTCCTTCCTGTTCCTGTACCCGATGTGGTATGTGCTGGTGTCCTCGTTCAGTGATGCGCATGCCATCGCCGCTGGTGAGATAAGCTTCTGGCCGAAAGGCTTCAATGTGGGTGCTTACAAGCTGGTTTTTGAGGATCAGCGGATCTGGACGGCTTACGGGAACACGTTCATTTATGTAATCGCAGGCACTTTTATTAACCTGGTTCTGACTACGCTTGGCGCCTATCCGTTATCCCGGAGAAATCTGGAAGGGCGCAGCCTGATTATGGCTTTTATTGTGTTCACGATGTTCTTCAGCGGCGGTCTGATTCCGGCTTACCTCAATGTGCGTGAGCTTGGGCTGTACGATACAAGGTGGGCGCTGCTTCTGCCGGGCGCGGTTAGTGCTTTTAATCTGATCGTGATGCGGACCTTCTTCCAGTCCATACCTGATAGCCTTATTGAATCCGCCAAAATCGACGGCGCCCATGACTTCCGTATCCTGCTGCGGATTGTGCTGCCGTTATCCATGCCAGTACTGGCGGTTATGACCCTGTTCTATGCGGTGGGGCACTGGAACAGCTGGTTCTCGGCAATGATCTATTTGCAGGACCGCAATTTATTTCCGCTGCAGCTGATTCTGAGGGAAATTCTGATTCAATCCTCCGCGCAGAATATGCTGGCCGGAGTTACACAGGATGAGGTGTTCCGCATCAGTGAATCCATCAAATTTGCAACCATCATCATCGCAACAGTGCCTATTCTGTTGATCTATCCGTTTTTGCAGAAGTATTTTGTCAAAGGCGTTATGATTGGCGCCCTAAAAGAGTAA
- a CDS encoding WD40 repeat domain-containing protein, translated as MKALRIGEPLSGLAVWASAYGKWRGEDRIYAVSSGSPCMLFVLDPAGGEPVQQFALEGSDHCWGVVAAASGVYIGGSGILYRFTHEQGVENLGEMIPGEFYTWRLATDEEGNIYGGCYPGGKVFQYNPSTGHYRDYGVMVEGEQYARSMEAWKGRLYVGVGTRCPHIVELDTVTGDRREISLPEECSTEQLVYDLNIVHGKLLVRITPCSRLYIYDLELRQWEKTIEHVSGLSVSAADPQGNVYFIKDDILQRYTFGTGILTPTSLVMPEPAGDYGWLEGHPLNPNGSCLAGVHRDGTCWIYDPENDRHTVMDFMLQGQPVHLQSLAWGPEGKLYIGGYFAGGLASYDPAASEITSRRGIGQIEGMMAAHGIMYLGVYPKANIFAYDPNLEWNPGSNPKLVFSLQEEDQDRAFAWTRAGEEVAIGTVPSYGRNGGALTLFHPVTGIREVFRGLLPQQSIVSLAAGEELLFAGGSVWGGLGIAPERKEASLMIWDVNSRRKVWEGVPVPGEKAIPALALDDEGKVWGLTAGQLFLFNPLTLKTERTIPVNPVDWEAMTHFWRGGCELLYREGVLYGAAMNLLFKYDVRLNRLEMLDEDARLLAMDGEGGLYFARTTALYRIQTPEAGQEAL; from the coding sequence ATGAAGGCGCTGCGGATTGGCGAGCCGCTGAGCGGACTTGCGGTATGGGCTTCGGCCTATGGCAAGTGGCGGGGGGAGGACCGGATTTATGCCGTATCTTCCGGCAGTCCCTGTATGCTGTTTGTGCTCGATCCTGCGGGCGGCGAGCCAGTGCAGCAATTCGCGCTGGAAGGCTCGGACCACTGCTGGGGAGTTGTCGCGGCAGCAAGCGGAGTCTACATCGGCGGCAGCGGGATTCTATACAGATTCACGCATGAGCAAGGGGTAGAGAATCTGGGAGAGATGATTCCCGGCGAGTTCTACACCTGGCGGCTTGCAACCGATGAAGAAGGCAACATCTATGGGGGCTGCTATCCGGGCGGCAAAGTATTTCAATATAACCCGTCCACAGGACACTACAGAGATTACGGTGTCATGGTGGAGGGGGAGCAATACGCCCGCTCCATGGAAGCGTGGAAGGGTAGACTTTATGTTGGTGTCGGGACCCGGTGTCCACATATTGTGGAACTGGATACAGTGACAGGGGACCGGAGAGAGATCAGCCTGCCGGAGGAATGTTCTACGGAGCAGCTGGTCTATGATTTGAATATTGTACATGGCAAGCTGTTAGTCCGGATAACACCGTGTTCCCGATTGTATATCTATGATCTGGAGCTGAGGCAGTGGGAGAAAACTATAGAACATGTGAGCGGACTTAGTGTGTCTGCGGCGGACCCTCAGGGGAATGTGTACTTCATCAAGGATGATATTCTGCAGCGGTATACATTCGGGACAGGTATTCTCACGCCTACCTCACTTGTCATGCCGGAACCGGCAGGAGACTACGGCTGGCTGGAAGGCCATCCGCTGAATCCGAACGGAAGCTGCTTGGCGGGTGTGCATAGGGACGGCACCTGCTGGATCTATGATCCCGAGAATGACCGGCACACCGTTATGGATTTTATGCTGCAGGGACAGCCGGTTCATCTGCAGTCACTGGCCTGGGGACCAGAGGGGAAATTGTACATCGGCGGCTATTTTGCCGGCGGGCTGGCCAGCTATGATCCGGCGGCATCAGAAATCACCTCTCGCCGGGGGATCGGACAGATTGAGGGAATGATGGCGGCTCACGGCATTATGTATCTCGGCGTCTATCCCAAAGCCAATATCTTTGCCTATGATCCAAACCTGGAGTGGAATCCGGGCAGTAATCCTAAGCTGGTTTTTTCGCTGCAGGAGGAAGATCAGGACCGGGCTTTTGCCTGGACCCGAGCGGGAGAAGAGGTGGCCATTGGTACGGTACCGTCCTACGGCCGGAATGGAGGTGCACTGACACTGTTTCATCCCGTAACCGGGATACGTGAAGTGTTCAGGGGGCTTTTGCCGCAGCAAAGTATAGTGTCTCTGGCTGCCGGGGAAGAACTGCTGTTCGCAGGCGGCTCCGTCTGGGGCGGACTCGGGATCGCACCGGAGCGGAAGGAGGCGTCCCTGATGATCTGGGATGTGAACAGCCGCCGCAAAGTGTGGGAGGGCGTTCCGGTACCAGGTGAAAAGGCAATCCCGGCGCTTGCACTGGATGATGAGGGCAAGGTGTGGGGACTCACGGCAGGGCAGCTCTTTCTTTTCAACCCGCTAACGCTGAAGACTGAACGGACGATTCCGGTGAACCCGGTGGATTGGGAAGCAATGACCCACTTCTGGCGGGGAGGCTGCGAGCTGCTGTACAGGGAAGGTGTATTGTATGGGGCGGCAATGAATCTTCTATTTAAATATGATGTGCGCCTGAACCGGCTGGAGATGCTGGACGAAGATGCCCGGCTGCTGGCGATGGATGGTGAAGGCGGATTGTATTTTGCCCGAACAACGGCACTGTACCGGATTCAGACCCCGGAGGCAGGACAGGAGGCGCTATGA
- a CDS encoding RraA family protein yields the protein MNDQELFDTMCETLYSAVISDTLDQLGYRNQVMRENINPIDPSWVVAGRAKTVLSVDIHHLPEDPYAKEIEAVDSVKPGEIVIGCTNESRQNGLWGELLSTASKMRGGRGAIVDGLIRDTAKILELGFPVFATGTKPVDSQGRGIVIDYDIPVLCGGVLVHPGDIIFGDRDGVVVIPGAVLDEVFVLATDKATRENHTRDELLAGFTLRQVYDKYGVL from the coding sequence ATGAACGACCAGGAACTATTTGATACCATGTGTGAAACGCTCTACTCTGCGGTAATCTCCGATACGCTGGATCAGCTGGGTTACCGCAATCAGGTGATGCGTGAAAATATCAATCCGATCGACCCCTCCTGGGTCGTTGCCGGACGGGCGAAAACCGTTCTGTCTGTAGATATTCATCATCTGCCTGAAGATCCCTACGCCAAGGAGATTGAAGCGGTGGACAGCGTCAAGCCGGGTGAGATTGTTATCGGCTGCACGAACGAATCAAGGCAGAACGGACTCTGGGGGGAGCTGCTGTCGACGGCCTCCAAAATGCGGGGCGGGCGCGGCGCAATCGTGGACGGCTTAATCCGGGATACTGCCAAAATTTTGGAGCTGGGCTTTCCCGTCTTTGCCACCGGTACCAAACCGGTAGATTCACAGGGACGAGGAATCGTTATTGACTACGATATTCCAGTGCTGTGCGGAGGCGTGCTGGTGCATCCCGGTGACATTATCTTTGGCGACCGTGACGGTGTGGTGGTGATACCGGGCGCGGTCCTCGATGAGGTCTTCGTGCTGGCAACGGATAAGGCGACTAGGGAGAATCATACACGCGATGAGCTTCTGGCCGGGTTCACACTAAGGCAAGTCTACGATAAATACGGAGTGCTCTAG
- a CDS encoding glycosyltransferase family 4 protein, producing the protein MKILYFYKFCLLGGVTTQLANRLKFLRGRAEVHFAFLEDYGGAGAFEGYTHVRILRTTDELRSYIAAHDFDVIITIDTYELYEALGPAEPQKVIIHEVHTTYEEPLRKLAESKDSLPYHYVITPSAYMKEMLERIGIPDAFHINNCLDTDVFKYEALPGKRPPTILWVGKLDQHKNWESFMNLAGRLNAQFPDLHFLLIGGYTAPEEITSKLQARAEVLELRHFEWLPKVDYEEMHLYYSAVAESGGVYVSTTGNESFGMTVLEAMACRCPVVVPDVGALPELLDDELSVSLYASGREEECAERVAWLLEQDGLRERLKTLGEEKARNTYSIDEVGKAYMALLERFVEDVRTPSEINLLTKD; encoded by the coding sequence ATGAAGATTTTATATTTCTATAAATTTTGCTTGCTGGGCGGAGTCACAACACAATTGGCGAACAGGCTTAAGTTTCTGCGCGGGCGGGCGGAGGTGCATTTTGCATTTTTGGAGGACTACGGCGGGGCCGGCGCTTTTGAAGGCTATACGCATGTGCGTATCCTCCGGACGACGGACGAACTCAGGAGCTACATTGCAGCTCATGATTTTGATGTGATCATCACGATCGATACCTATGAATTGTATGAAGCACTGGGTCCAGCCGAGCCCCAAAAAGTGATCATTCATGAGGTGCATACCACCTATGAGGAGCCTTTGCGGAAACTGGCAGAATCCAAGGATAGCCTGCCCTATCACTACGTCATCACACCTTCTGCTTATATGAAGGAAATGCTGGAACGGATCGGGATACCGGATGCTTTTCATATTAATAACTGTCTGGACACGGATGTATTCAAATACGAAGCGCTTCCCGGCAAGCGGCCGCCTACGATTTTGTGGGTGGGCAAGCTCGATCAGCATAAAAACTGGGAGTCCTTCATGAATCTAGCTGGCAGACTGAATGCGCAATTCCCGGACCTTCACTTCCTGCTTATCGGCGGCTACACCGCTCCCGAAGAAATTACAAGCAAGCTGCAGGCCAGGGCAGAAGTGCTGGAACTCCGGCATTTTGAGTGGCTGCCCAAAGTGGATTACGAGGAGATGCATCTTTATTATTCTGCAGTGGCCGAAAGCGGCGGGGTGTATGTCAGCACTACCGGAAATGAATCTTTTGGGATGACCGTCCTGGAGGCAATGGCCTGCCGGTGTCCGGTTGTTGTGCCCGATGTGGGGGCTCTGCCTGAGCTGCTCGATGATGAGCTGAGTGTTTCCCTTTATGCTTCGGGCAGGGAAGAGGAATGTGCTGAACGGGTGGCTTGGCTTTTGGAGCAGGATGGCTTGCGTGAGCGCTTGAAAACACTGGGCGAGGAGAAGGCGAGAAATACGTACAGCATTGATGAGGTAGGGAAAGCCTATATGGCATTGCTTGAACGTTTTGTGGAGGACGTGCGGACGCCATCTGAAATCAACCTGCTCACAAAAGATTGA
- a CDS encoding IlvD/Edd family dehydratase has translation MEERSGISGEGKAGSGAAGRRLRSESYFQEKDLWGFIHRSFTKSMGYTEEDLRKPVIGICNTFSELNKCHSHFNELADYVKRGVWQAGGVPMEFPTISIGEPYVKPTTMLLRNLMAMDTEEMMKGHPIDGVVLLGGCDKTVPAQLMAAASVNIPAIVLTGGPMLNGRLGGRSLGACTDCYGFTLEHKAGNITDGELAVAEDAICRSDGHCMVMGTASTMASIAEALGMALPGGAAIPAPDSRRRHLSERTGKQIVELVRRDIRPRDIMTAEAVENAITVTMASGGSTNAIIHLIAISQRLGRKLPLETFDAISRRTPFILNLRPSGKYQMEEYCEAGGVPALMKELEPLLHGGCLTVTGRTVTENLVQAATLDRDVIRSVAEPLESQGGFAVLRGNLAPDGALIKQTAVSAHLKQHTGRAVVFESPADLLLRIDDPELEVDEHSVLVLKNAGPKGAPAMPEIGQIPIPQKLLVRGIRDMVRISDARISGTSYGALIVHAAPEAAVGGTLALVQDGDEIELDIAARKLVLKVPDGELARRRALWKAPEPHYDRGYGLLFHMRVLQANLGCDFDFLLPAELRRELLDGPEAL, from the coding sequence ATGGAGGAACGTTCGGGAATCAGCGGGGAGGGCAAGGCCGGGAGCGGAGCTGCCGGACGCAGGCTGAGAAGTGAATCATATTTCCAGGAAAAAGATCTGTGGGGCTTCATTCACCGTTCGTTTACAAAGTCGATGGGGTATACGGAGGAGGATCTGCGCAAGCCGGTTATCGGCATCTGCAATACCTTCAGTGAGCTGAACAAGTGCCACTCGCATTTTAATGAGCTGGCGGATTATGTGAAGCGTGGAGTCTGGCAGGCCGGAGGAGTGCCGATGGAATTCCCGACGATTTCGATTGGCGAGCCTTACGTCAAGCCGACGACGATGCTGCTGCGGAACCTGATGGCCATGGATACGGAGGAAATGATGAAGGGCCATCCCATTGACGGGGTGGTGCTGCTCGGCGGCTGCGACAAAACGGTGCCCGCCCAGCTCATGGCCGCGGCCAGTGTGAACATTCCGGCCATTGTACTGACGGGCGGGCCGATGCTGAACGGCCGTCTGGGCGGACGCAGCCTGGGCGCCTGCACCGACTGTTACGGCTTTACGCTGGAGCATAAAGCGGGAAATATCACGGACGGGGAGCTGGCGGTGGCGGAGGACGCCATCTGCCGCAGCGACGGGCACTGCATGGTGATGGGCACGGCCAGCACCATGGCCTCCATTGCCGAAGCCCTTGGCATGGCGCTTCCGGGGGGCGCGGCGATCCCCGCGCCGGACAGCCGCCGCAGGCATCTCTCCGAGCGGACCGGCAAGCAGATTGTGGAGCTGGTGCGGCGGGATATCCGCCCGCGCGACATCATGACCGCCGAGGCGGTGGAGAACGCCATCACGGTCACGATGGCCAGCGGCGGCTCGACGAATGCCATTATCCATCTTATAGCTATCTCTCAGCGGCTGGGGCGGAAGCTGCCGCTGGAGACGTTCGACGCGATCAGCCGCCGGACGCCGTTCATTCTGAATCTGCGGCCTTCGGGCAAATATCAGATGGAGGAATATTGTGAGGCAGGCGGCGTGCCTGCGCTGATGAAAGAGCTGGAGCCGCTGCTGCACGGCGGCTGTCTGACCGTAACCGGCAGGACGGTTACGGAGAATCTGGTCCAGGCGGCTACCCTGGACCGGGATGTGATCCGCAGCGTAGCGGAGCCGCTGGAGAGCCAGGGCGGATTTGCCGTGCTGCGCGGCAATCTGGCCCCGGACGGCGCGCTGATTAAGCAGACGGCGGTATCCGCGCATTTGAAGCAGCACACCGGACGCGCGGTGGTGTTCGAGAGCCCGGCGGACCTCCTGCTGCGGATCGACGACCCGGAGCTGGAGGTCGATGAGCACAGTGTGCTGGTGCTCAAGAATGCAGGGCCCAAAGGCGCGCCTGCGATGCCGGAAATCGGGCAAATCCCGATTCCGCAAAAGCTGCTGGTGCGCGGGATAAGGGATATGGTCCGCATCTCCGACGCGCGGATCAGCGGCACTTCCTACGGCGCCCTGATCGTACATGCGGCGCCGGAGGCAGCCGTTGGCGGAACACTGGCGCTTGTACAGGACGGCGATGAAATCGAGCTGGATATTGCCGCAAGAAAGCTGGTCCTCAAGGTACCGGACGGGGAGCTGGCCCGGCGGCGCGCTTTATGGAAGGCACCGGAGCCTCATTACGACAGAGGCTACGGCTTACTGTTTCATATGCGGGTGCTGCAGGCGAACCTGGGCTGCGATTTTGACTTTTTGCTCCCGGCAGAGCTTCGCCGGGAGCTGCTGGACGGACCCGAAGCACTATAA
- a CDS encoding zinc-dependent alcohol dehydrogenase, with protein sequence MKAVLSQNGQISVADIPAPVLEDGFVLVETEYSAISPGTEIMMNGTHRQKPIVLGYSAAGVIRSRGKGMEHWPEGQRVACYGAPYAKHAEWLLMPQHLMVPVPEHVSPEEASTVGLGAIAVHAVRQADLQFGETLVLIGAGILGQLIAQIARAAGCRVIVYDLLAERCRTAGSLGIRHIAVNPQRVSQHLDSLTAGMGADAVIICAGGKSGGLVDQGLQWVRNQGKVLLVGDVKPDFSRELMFGKEAQVLISRAGGPGRYDPVYEKQGIDYPYGYVRWTEGRNMAEYIRLISEGDIQVKPLISSVFPLERSADAFRQYAESPAKLLGAVLAYPITGVQDAEHAAAIVKEGQGG encoded by the coding sequence ATGAAGGCGGTATTATCCCAGAATGGTCAAATAAGTGTGGCTGATATTCCCGCTCCGGTGCTTGAGGACGGCTTCGTGCTTGTCGAGACTGAATATTCAGCTATCAGCCCCGGAACAGAAATTATGATGAACGGCACTCATCGCCAGAAGCCGATCGTTCTCGGATATAGTGCGGCTGGCGTCATCCGGTCGCGGGGAAAAGGAATGGAGCATTGGCCGGAAGGCCAGCGGGTGGCCTGCTATGGGGCACCTTACGCCAAACATGCGGAATGGCTGCTGATGCCGCAGCATCTGATGGTGCCGGTTCCGGAGCATGTCAGTCCGGAGGAGGCGTCTACGGTGGGTCTTGGAGCCATCGCGGTCCATGCCGTAAGGCAGGCGGACCTGCAGTTCGGCGAAACGCTGGTGCTGATTGGAGCAGGTATACTCGGCCAGTTGATTGCACAGATTGCGCGGGCCGCCGGCTGCCGGGTGATTGTCTATGATCTGCTTGCCGAGCGCTGCCGGACCGCCGGGAGTCTGGGCATCCGCCACATTGCGGTGAATCCGCAGCGGGTCAGCCAGCATCTCGATAGCCTGACAGCAGGAATGGGGGCCGATGCCGTGATTATCTGTGCCGGGGGCAAATCGGGCGGGCTTGTCGATCAGGGCTTGCAATGGGTGAGGAATCAAGGGAAAGTGCTGCTGGTCGGAGATGTGAAACCGGACTTCTCGCGTGAGCTGATGTTTGGGAAGGAAGCGCAGGTGCTAATCTCCAGGGCGGGTGGTCCGGGCCGTTATGATCCTGTCTATGAAAAACAGGGAATTGATTATCCCTATGGCTACGTCCGCTGGACCGAAGGGCGCAACATGGCGGAATACATCCGGCTGATCTCAGAAGGCGATATCCAGGTGAAGCCGCTGATCAGCAGCGTGTTCCCGCTGGAACGTTCAGCAGATGCCTTCCGGCAGTATGCGGAATCTCCGGCAAAGCTGTTGGGAGCGGTACTCGCCTATCCTATAACTGGTGTTCAGGACGCAGAGCATGCCGCAGCCATAGTTAAGGAAGGGCAAGGCGGATGA
- a CDS encoding Gfo/Idh/MocA family protein translates to MKELKIGMVGMDTSHSRIFASLLNQVSHALHVPGGRLVCGYAGGSADFELSASRVEGISRELQENCGVELLASITEVAERSDAVLLTSVDGRVHREQFAVLAPYGKPVFIDKPFAVTSADALAIAELAASYGTPLFSSSMVRFGGPLNAALEDETEGSIVGADCSGPLEFQPTQPGLFWYGIHTAEMLYAALGEGCISVRAISNETQEWAAGLWKDGRIGTMRGNRTGGADFYAVLHRERGSTAVNALGGQYEAGHQNLLKAFLLTAGGAPPPVSPRVTLELIRFIEAANESRETGQTVFL, encoded by the coding sequence TTGAAAGAGCTGAAGATTGGCATGGTAGGCATGGACACCTCGCACAGCAGAATTTTTGCTTCACTGCTGAACCAGGTGTCCCATGCGCTGCATGTACCCGGCGGGAGGCTGGTTTGTGGGTATGCCGGAGGCTCAGCGGATTTTGAGTTAAGCGCATCAAGGGTGGAAGGAATCAGCAGGGAGCTGCAGGAAAACTGCGGTGTCGAGCTGCTGGCTTCGATAACAGAAGTGGCCGAGAGGTCGGATGCGGTTCTTCTGACTTCTGTAGACGGCAGAGTACACCGCGAACAGTTCGCTGTCCTGGCCCCCTATGGCAAGCCGGTGTTTATCGACAAGCCGTTTGCGGTCACGAGCGCGGATGCACTTGCAATCGCGGAACTTGCGGCAAGCTATGGAACTCCCCTTTTTTCCAGCTCCATGGTCCGGTTCGGTGGCCCGTTGAATGCAGCGCTTGAGGATGAGACTGAAGGCTCCATCGTGGGAGCAGACTGCAGCGGTCCGCTTGAATTTCAGCCAACCCAGCCCGGATTATTCTGGTACGGCATCCACACGGCTGAAATGCTGTACGCTGCGCTAGGTGAAGGGTGCATTTCTGTGAGAGCCATAAGCAATGAAACCCAGGAATGGGCCGCGGGGCTATGGAAGGACGGAAGGATTGGAACGATGCGCGGCAACCGGACAGGGGGTGCGGATTTCTATGCCGTTCTGCACAGGGAACGGGGCAGTACTGCTGTAAATGCGCTGGGCGGCCAGTATGAAGCAGGCCATCAGAATCTGCTCAAGGCGTTTCTGCTGACGGCGGGAGGAGCACCTCCACCCGTAAGCCCGCGGGTTACGCTGGAGCTGATCCGGTTTATTGAAGCAGCTAATGAGAGCAGGGAAACGGGACAGACGGTTTTTTTGTAA